A stretch of the Panicum virgatum strain AP13 chromosome 9N, P.virgatum_v5, whole genome shotgun sequence genome encodes the following:
- the LOC120688909 gene encoding heavy metal-associated isoprenylated plant protein 5-like, protein MAPVILAMDVHCDSCAKKIRKAIMKMPGAESVTASYETGLVVVEGTADAAAVMARLRAKTNKAVRVVSDGVEEEGQAAAAGASGSVYANPPSPAGGAPAYSPAPAPPIVLEMDLHCRSCAEKVERRVMEIPGTRARVCLACSPFSSARNMTPHVLCARVRLPCVRAGVDAVTTDVPGRRVEVTGTADASAVATSLEVRTRKAIRVVSDPRSAGRDMPAGYEHEQRKAAAARAAAEQTQEMYGYWATAHAEPWEEAAAAATDYASNHSTVPLSSSSGGMPPSPPASLSSYGGPPPEGGYGDQHWAAPAPPSGDFYMPEGGECYGQYPPPVGALYTHQGGDCFGQQYWRPAYPPPEPEPEGYYPYGGQREDYYPYGGQPDENPGSCSIQ, encoded by the exons ATGGCGCCTGTCATCCTCGCCATGGACGTGCACTGCGACAGCTGCGCCAAGAAGATCCGGAAAGCCATCATGAAGATGCCTG GGGCGGAGAGCGTGACCGCGTCCTACGAGACCGGGCTCGTGGTGGTCGAGGGCacggccgacgcggcggcggtcaTGGCGCGGCTCCGAGCCAAGACGAACAAGGCCGTCAGGGTCGTGAGCGAcggcgtggaggaggaggggcaggcggcggccgccggcgccagcggCAGCGTCTACGCTAATCCGCCGTCGCCTGCTGGTGGCGCGCCAGCTTACTctccagctccggcgccgcccatCGTCCTGGAGATGGACCTCCACTGCAGGTCCTGCGCCGAGAAGGTCGAGAGGCGCGTCATGGAGATCCCAGGTACACGCGCGCGCGTGTGCTTAGCTTGTTCACCTTTCTCATCTGCTCGGAACATGACGCCGCACGTCCTGTGCGCGCGCGTTCGACTTCCGTGCGTGCGTGCAGGCGTGGACGCGGTGACCACTGACGTGCCGGGGCGCCGGGTGGAGGTCACCGGCACGGCGGACGCCTCGGCGGTGGCGACGAGCCTCGAGGTCAGGACGAGGAAGGCCATCAGGGTCGTCAGCGACCCCAGGAGCGCGGGGCGAGACATGCCGGCAGGGTACGAGCACGAGCAGCggaaggcggccgcggcgcgagcggcggcggagcagacgCAGGAGATGTACGGGTACTGGGCGACGGCGCACGCGGAGCcgtgggaggaggcggcggcggcggctaccgaCTACGCTAGCAACCACTCGACGGTCCCGCTGTCGTCAAGCAGTGGTGGCATGCCTCCGTCTCCGCCCGCGTCGTTGTCGTCGTACGGTGGCCCTCCGCCGGAAGGAGGGTACGGCGACCAACACTGGGCAGCGCCCGCCCCACCGTCGGGGGATTTCTATATGCCTGAAGGAGGTGAATGCTACGGACAGTACCCACCGCCGGTGGGCGCCTTGTATACGCATCAAGGAGGAGATTGTTTCGGGCAGCAGTACTGGCGGCCGGCGTACCCACCGCCGGAACCCGAGCCGGAGGGTTACTATCCATACGGCGGCCAGCGAGAGGACTACTATCCATACGGTGGCCAGCCGGATGAGAATCCTGGCAGTTGTTCCATCCAGTGA
- the LOC120688911 gene encoding uncharacterized protein LOC120688911 — MRRNKDMIIIPFRSCRKSTTAAVLGAATDEHHAALVAGSDEEYAGASPAPHLHCASCAAKIESVVMDIPGVDKVATDVEASRVSVTGTADAAAVATSVQVRTRRPVTVVREGRSGAQERSAAAAATPRERQLVRARGRSTAAQVRPVPERTAAQQQQQAAEEISGRQAQEQDAHGSGGKSRRRSAPVPDDERGAGGFAGGVPAKEDAAVARVEGAPAAEKAACGEPGQAEGGAGDEARLDAGVAEEAEQGRCAMELPKPATEAGARDDRAPAPADERGADEAGWVRRRQLREDLLHELLHQRAAGGSAAAMAGGRAP, encoded by the exons ATGCGGCGGAACAAGGACATGATAATCATCCCCTTCCGCAGCTGCCGGAAGTCGAcgaccgccgccgtcctcggcgCCGCGACGGACGAGCACCACGCCGCTCTCGTCGCCGGCTCGGACGAGGAGTACGCCGGCGCGTCGCCCGCGCCGCACCTGCACTGCGCGTCCTGCGCCGCGAAGATCGAGAGCGTCGTAATGGACATCCCAG GGGTGGACAAGGTCGCGACGGACGTGGAGGCGAGCCGGGTTTCGGTCACCGGGacggcggacgcggcggcggtggcgacgagcGTCCAGGTCAGGACGAGGAGGCCCGTCACGGTCGTCAGGGAAGGCAGGAGCGGCGCCCAAGAGCgaagcgccgcggcggcggcaacgccaCGTGAGCGCCAACTAGTGCGCGCGCGAGGGAGATCGACGGCCGCGCAGGTGAGGCCGGTCCCGGagaggacggcggcgcagcagcaacagcaggcggCGGAGGAAATCTCCGGGAGGCAGGCGCAAGAACAG GATGCCCATGGCAGCGGCGGCAAGTCCCGGCGCCGGTCGGCGCCGGTCCCAGACGACGAGCGCGGGGCTGGCGGCTTCGCGGGCGGGGTCCCAGCGAAGGAGGacgcggccgtggcgcgcgTCGAGGGCGCGCCAGCCGCGGAGAAGGCCGCCTGCGGGGAGCCCGGGCAGGCGGAAGGCGGCGCCGGGGACGAAGCGCGCCTCGATGCCGGCGTTGCAGAGGAGGCCGAGCAGGGGCGGTGCGCAATGGAGCTCCCGAAACCGGCGACGGAAGCCGGCGCCCGAGACGACCGCGCACCAGCGCCGGCAGACGAGCGCGGCGCCGACGAGGCGGGATGGGTCCGACGGCGGCAACTGCGGGAGGACCTCCTCCACGAGCTCCTCCAtcagcgcgccgccggcgggtcTGCAGCTGccatggcgggcgggcgggcaccTTAG